A window from Urocitellus parryii isolate mUroPar1 chromosome 1, mUroPar1.hap1, whole genome shotgun sequence encodes these proteins:
- the Higd2a gene encoding HIG1 domain family member 2A, mitochondrial has protein sequence MTSSGGGVQRPEYLLTCVAPDMATPSPVTPETPFEPSKPPVIEGFSPSIYSNPEGFKEKFLRKTRENPMVPIGCLGTAAALTYGLYCFHRGHSQRSQLMMRTRIAAQGFTVAAILLGLAASAMKSRP, from the exons ATGACCTCATCAGGAGGCGGAGTCCAACGTCCGGAGTATCTCCTTACCTGTGTTGCCCCAGACATGGCAACTCCCAGTCCTGTGACTCCCGAGACACCCTTTGAACCATCTAAGCCCCCAGTCATTGAGGGCTTCAGCCCCAGTATTTACAGCAATCCGGAAGGCTTCAAGGAAAAGTTTCTTCGCAAGACTCGAGAAAACCCAATGGTACCCATAG gctgccTGGGCACGGCGGCCGCCCTCACCTATGGCCTCTACTGCTTCCATCGCGGCCATAGCCAGCGCTCGCAGCTCATGATGAGAACCCGGATCGCCGCCCAAGGCTTCACGGTCGCAGCCATCTTGTTGGGTTTAGCTGCATCGGCTATGAAGTCTCGACCCTGA
- the Nop16 gene encoding nucleolar protein 16 — protein sequence MPKAKGKTRRQKFGYNVNRKRLNRNARRKAAPRIECSHIRHAWDHAKSVRQNLAEMGLAMDPNKAVPLRKKKVKAMGMDIDVEERPKELVRKPYVLNDLEAEASLPEKKGNTLSRDLIDYVRYMVENHGEDYKAMARDEKNYYQDTPKQIRNKINVYKRFYPAEWQTFIDSLQKNKMEVE from the exons ATGCCCAAGGCTAAGGGCAAAACTCGGAGGCAGAAGTTCGGCTATAATGTCAACCGAAAGCGTCTGAATCGGAATGCTCGACGGAAGGCAGCGCCACGGATCGAGTG CTCGCACATCCGACATGCCTGGGACCACGCCAAATCCGTGCGGCAGAACCTGGCGGAGATGGGGTTGGCCATGGATCCCAACAAGGCGGTTCCCCTCCGTAAGAAAAAG GTGAAGGCCATGGGCATGGACATTGACGTGGAGGAGAGGCCTAAGGAGCTTGTGCGGAAGCCCTATGTGCTAAATG ATCTAGAAGCAGAAGCCAGCCtcccagaaaagaaaggaaacaccCTGTCTCGGGACCTCATTGACTATGTCCGCTACATGGTGGAGAACCATGGAGAGGACTATAAG GCCATGGCTCGGGATGAGAAGAATTACTATCAAGATACCCCCAAACAAATTCGGAATAAGATCAACGTCTATAAACGTTTTTACCCAGCAGAGTGGCAAACTTTCATCGATTCTTtgcagaagaataaaatggaGGTTGAGTGA